In Leishmania braziliensis MHOM/BR/75/M2904 complete genome, chromosome 14, the following are encoded in one genomic region:
- a CDS encoding cystathionine beta-lyase-like protein: MMTQMAAHTTTPHNVLPEPDHYNEDKCCCCRKSESQIAKLVAENHLLREKLSQMDMMHAISAAKTSINRTILTALEEERQYLEQAMLPVSYKFPKEADYSELPTYPKRPHFDHAAKHPSTQVVIFDGCPNDPYHPSSMPIYQTATFVQPDIEEFGPYDYSRSGNPTRTAIETLVANLEGAHAAFAFSSGMAALQTLVTTLKAGDVILASSDLYGGMHRLLTQITSQLGIKVVFVAVWDTEAVRKALVENPGARLLHLESPTNPLMRIVNIRAVCEIAHAHNVKVSIDNTMMSPLRCIPLALGCDYSIHSATKFLCGHSDTMCGFICVKSEEDVKQVAFLQNAQGNALAPFDCWLLLRGIRTLSIRVEKQELNAIAVALFLSRQRHVVLRLHYAGLNPATCPQISSLTEEHFHLHRSQTSGPGSVFSIETGSVKRSNAFVRACRLFKLTVSFGSCNSLIEMPCLLSHASIPKEQRTLPPDLIRLSVGIEQIEDILADLTQAIAAAAAIDDSDRSC; the protein is encoded by the coding sequence ATGATGACCCAAATGGCAGCCCACACGACGACGCCACACAATGTATTGCCGGAGCCAGATCACTACAACGAGGACAAGTGCTGTTGTTGTCGCAAGAGCGAGAGCCAGATCGCCAAGCTCGTGGCGGAAAACCACCTCCTCAGGGAGAAACTGTCCCAGATGGATATGATGCACGCGATCAGCGCAGCCAAAACCTCCATCAACCGCACTATCCTGACGgcactggaggaggagcggcagtACCTGGAGCAAGCGATGCTTCCCGTCAGCTACAAGTTCCCAAAAGAAGCGGACTACAGCGAACTCCCCACCTACCCAAAGCGCCCGCACTTTGACCACGCGGCGAAGCACCCCAGCACTCAGGTCGTCATCTTCGATGGCTGTCCCAACGACCCGTATCACCCGAGTTCGATGCCCATCTACCAAACCGCTACCTTTGTGCAGCCCGACATCGAGGAGTTCGGTCCGTACGACTACAGTCGTAGCGGCAACCCGACTCGAACCGCCATCGAAACCCTCGTTGCCAATCTCGAGGGTGCCCACGCTGCCTTCGCCTTTTCGTCCGGgatggcggcactgcagaCGCTTGTGACGACGCTGAAGGCTGGCGACGTCATTCTTGCTAGCAGCGACCTTTACGGGGGCATGCACCGGCTCCTGACGCAGATCACCTCGCAACTTGGGATCAAAGTTGTGTTTGTGGCGGTGTGGGACACTGAGGCGGTGCGCAAGGCGCTCGTCGAGAACCCGGgggcgcggctgctgcacctggAGAGCCCCACGAACCCGCTGATGCGTATTGTCAACATCCGTGCTGTTTGTGAGATTGCCCACGCGCACAACGTGAAGGTGTCCATCGACAACACCATGATGTCGCCGCTCCGCTGCATCCCGCTCGCCCTCGGCTGCGACTACTCAATTCACAGCGCCACCAAGTTCCTGTGCGGCCACAGCGACACCATGTGCGGGTTCATATGCGTGAAGTCCGAGGAGGATGTGAAGCAGGTGGCCTTTCTGCAGAACGCGCAGGGCAACGCCCTCGCCCCGTTTGACTGCTGGCTGCTCCTGCGTGGCATCCGCACACTGTCCATCCGCGTCGAGAAACAGGAGCTGAACGCCATCGCGGTAGCGCTGTTCTTATCGCGTCAGAGACATGTCGTGTTGCGCCTGCACTACGCTGGTTTGAACCCCGCCACGTGCCCTCAGATCTCCTCCCTAACCGAGGAGCACTTCCACCTGCACCGCTCGCAGACTTCCGGCCCTGGCAGCGTGTTCTCCATCGAGACCGGGAGCGTCAAGCGCTCCAACGCGTTTGTGCGGGCTTGCAGGCTGTTCAAGCTCACCGTCAGCTTCGGAAGCTGCAACTCCCTGATAGAAATGCCCTGCCTCCTGTCCCATGCTTCCATCCCGAAGGAACAGCGTACACTGCCACCTGACCTGATCCGACTGTCGGTGGGTATCGAGCAGATCGAGGACATTCTTGCCGACCTCACGCaggccatcgccgccgcggccgccatCGACGACAGTGACCGGTCCTGCTAA